A region from the Salidesulfovibrio onnuriiensis genome encodes:
- a CDS encoding metal-sensitive transcriptional regulator, which translates to MTQTDSEQLKQEQMKKNLLSRLKRVEGQVRGIQRMIEEGKECRDILTQVRAVRSAMQSASTQILKHYLLECHAETASGKEQDRDKLEDVIKLLTDYMDG; encoded by the coding sequence GTGACACAGACCGACAGCGAGCAGCTCAAACAGGAACAGATGAAAAAGAACCTTCTCTCCCGCCTCAAGCGCGTGGAGGGCCAGGTCCGCGGCATCCAGCGCATGATCGAAGAGGGCAAGGAGTGCAGGGACATCCTGACCCAGGTTCGCGCCGTGCGCTCGGCCATGCAGTCCGCCAGCACCCAGATCCTCAAGCACTACCTGCTCGAATGCCACGCCGAAACGGCATCCGGAAAGGAACAGGACCGCGACAAGCTGGAGGACGTCATCAAGCTTCTCACCGACTACATGGACGGATAG
- a CDS encoding two-component system sensor histidine kinase NtrB, giving the protein MVMPGYVIMQNILESIPTGILVIQPGGKIAATNQAVEKILNISEEDIMGKSWAELFIEDSDNPEFADIVVEAVQLQAVGLHRSIPYTCPDGGKLQLSVTTSYLKEEGEAFGVVLVITDDTEKHQFLTRDNRHLREIKRLQDERVQGLNKLAMAVAHQIRNPLMTIGGFGNLLLRELGENEHYASQLTTIIEEAKKMEGIVGAVRDYTSLRAANRSEVASCVLLSELEDYARKRAESEKREVDWVTACPLVDFIIDHELFVMAMTILIDNAFDFSEGPVVRIKVMVEPDEHECRITLSDRGMGIAEKDKPYLFDPFYTTKPDAVGMGLATAKRIIAEHGGTLDLNTPEVGVEAIITLAEQNLGRTDGHALMPPVIPRE; this is encoded by the coding sequence ATGGTCATGCCCGGCTACGTCATCATGCAGAACATTCTGGAAAGCATTCCCACCGGAATCCTGGTCATCCAGCCCGGCGGCAAGATCGCGGCCACCAACCAGGCCGTGGAAAAGATCCTCAACATCAGCGAAGAGGACATCATGGGCAAGTCCTGGGCCGAGTTGTTCATCGAGGACAGCGACAACCCGGAGTTCGCGGACATCGTGGTGGAGGCCGTGCAGCTCCAGGCCGTGGGCCTGCACCGCAGCATCCCCTACACGTGCCCGGATGGCGGAAAACTGCAGCTTTCCGTGACCACGTCCTACCTCAAGGAAGAGGGCGAGGCCTTCGGGGTGGTTCTGGTGATCACCGACGACACGGAAAAGCACCAGTTCCTGACCCGCGACAACCGGCACCTGCGGGAAATCAAACGGCTCCAGGACGAGCGCGTGCAGGGCCTCAACAAGCTGGCCATGGCCGTCGCCCACCAGATCCGCAATCCGCTCATGACCATCGGCGGCTTCGGCAACCTGCTCCTGCGCGAGCTGGGAGAAAACGAGCACTATGCCAGCCAGCTGACCACCATCATCGAGGAAGCAAAAAAAATGGAGGGCATCGTGGGCGCGGTGCGCGACTACACCTCCCTGCGCGCGGCCAACCGTTCCGAGGTGGCTTCCTGCGTCCTGCTCTCCGAGCTGGAGGACTACGCCCGCAAGCGCGCCGAGTCCGAAAAAAGGGAAGTGGACTGGGTCACGGCCTGCCCCCTGGTGGATTTCATCATCGACCACGAACTGTTCGTCATGGCCATGACCATACTCATCGACAACGCCTTCGACTTCAGCGAAGGCCCGGTGGTGCGGATCAAGGTCATGGTGGAGCCCGACGAGCACGAATGCCGCATCACCCTGAGCGACCGGGGCATGGGCATTGCCGAAAAGGACAAGCCCTACCTGTTCGACCCGTTCTACACCACCAAGCCGGACGCGGTGGGCATGGGCCTGGCCACGGCCAAGCGCATCATTGCCGAGCATGGCGGCACCCTGGACCTGAACACCCCGGAGGTGGGCGTGGAGGCCATCATCACCCTCGCGGAACAAAACCTGGGGCGCACGGACGGCCATGCGCTGATGCCGCCGGTCATCCCCCGGGAATAA
- a CDS encoding sodium-dependent transporter, which translates to MAQIKCDRDGFATKLGVLTATLGSAVGLGNIWKFPYMTGENGGATFLAVYILCTLVVGLPVMISEIMLGRFGKANVIATWRKLTPNRIWTLAGVGGVVAAVALMAFYTGVVGWVFSYIVKAVTGQLNTTDPAVAQSVFGGMVSDTWAALGWQWFVLVLVSVIIIAGVSKGIERVTKTLMPILFIMLLIVCVRSLTLPKAMEGLAFLFTPDFSKVTTDMVLMALGLAFFKLSLGVGTMMTYGSYFRDDANIPLTATRVMLADLTVSLLAGIAIFPAVFNYGFEPAAGPGLLFMTIPAVFSSMPMGQLFMTIFFVLTGIATIGAMLSIIEVPVAFMAETWAGCSRKMATIVTSTTLALFGIPATLSFGVMGDVKFFGKTAFDCYDFLSSNILMPSVGLVICLFIGWAWGRDHVRKALSNNGALENEGLANIYFFLVKFVSPVLVAIVLAKGLGLF; encoded by the coding sequence ATGGCTCAAATCAAATGTGATCGCGATGGATTCGCGACCAAGCTCGGCGTGCTCACCGCGACACTCGGCTCCGCGGTAGGCCTGGGCAATATCTGGAAATTTCCCTACATGACCGGCGAAAACGGCGGCGCGACCTTCCTGGCCGTGTACATCCTGTGCACCCTGGTGGTGGGCCTGCCCGTCATGATCTCCGAAATCATGCTCGGCCGCTTCGGCAAGGCCAACGTCATTGCCACCTGGCGCAAGCTGACTCCCAACAGAATCTGGACCCTGGCGGGCGTGGGCGGCGTCGTGGCCGCCGTGGCGCTCATGGCCTTCTATACCGGCGTGGTGGGCTGGGTCTTCAGCTACATCGTCAAGGCCGTCACCGGCCAGCTCAACACCACGGACCCGGCCGTGGCGCAGTCAGTGTTCGGCGGCATGGTCTCCGACACCTGGGCCGCCCTGGGCTGGCAATGGTTCGTGCTCGTGCTCGTCAGCGTGATCATCATCGCGGGCGTTTCCAAGGGCATCGAACGCGTCACCAAGACCCTCATGCCCATCCTGTTCATCATGCTGCTCATCGTCTGCGTGCGCTCCCTGACCCTGCCCAAGGCAATGGAGGGACTCGCCTTCCTGTTCACCCCGGACTTTTCCAAGGTGACCACGGACATGGTGCTCATGGCGCTGGGCCTGGCCTTCTTCAAACTTTCCCTGGGCGTGGGCACCATGATGACCTACGGCAGCTACTTCCGCGACGACGCCAACATCCCGCTGACCGCCACCCGCGTCATGCTGGCCGACCTGACCGTTTCCCTGCTGGCGGGCATCGCCATCTTCCCGGCCGTGTTCAACTACGGGTTCGAACCCGCCGCCGGCCCGGGCCTGCTGTTCATGACCATCCCGGCCGTGTTCAGCTCCATGCCCATGGGCCAGCTGTTCATGACCATCTTCTTCGTGCTCACGGGCATCGCCACCATCGGGGCCATGCTCTCCATAATCGAAGTGCCCGTGGCCTTCATGGCCGAAACCTGGGCGGGCTGCTCCCGCAAGATGGCCACCATCGTGACCTCCACGACCCTGGCCCTCTTTGGCATCCCGGCCACCCTGTCCTTCGGCGTCATGGGCGACGTGAAATTCTTCGGCAAAACCGCCTTCGACTGCTACGACTTCCTGTCCTCCAACATCCTCATGCCCAGCGTGGGACTCGTCATCTGCCTGTTCATCGGCTGGGCCTGGGGCAGGGACCATGTGCGCAAGGCGCTCTCCAACAACGGCGCACTGGAAAACGAGGGCCTGGCCAACATCTACTTCTTCCTGGTCAAGTTCGTTTCCCCGGTGCTGGTGGCCATCGTGCTGGCCAAGGGCCTGGGCCTGTTCTAG
- a CDS encoding ACT domain-containing protein: MPKPVIELLVNNHPGVMSHITGLFSRRAFNLEGILCGAIDGGDKSRMFLMVDEDKRLAQLIKELERLHDTLAVNLRHDIDHHIFDPLRAGA, from the coding sequence ATGCCTAAACCCGTCATTGAACTGCTCGTCAACAACCACCCCGGCGTCATGTCCCACATCACCGGCCTGTTTTCGCGCCGGGCCTTCAACCTGGAGGGCATCCTGTGCGGGGCCATCGACGGCGGCGACAAGAGCCGCATGTTCCTCATGGTCGACGAGGACAAGCGCCTGGCCCAGCTGATCAAGGAACTGGAGCGGCTGCACGACACCCTGGCCGTGAACCTGCGCCACGACATCGACCACCACATTTTCGACCCGCTCCGGGCCGGAGCCTAG
- a CDS encoding DJ-1/PfpI family protein — MAKVAVILTQGFADWEYALLAGTGGPFYGLDVQFFAAEAGDVCSMGGLVAAVSQSVDAIADWSPEALVVVGGMLWETEDAPDVSGVLRAHHANGGVVAGICGGTLALGRAGLLDKTDHTSNDADYLPRNADGYSGSEHYRPSATAVTGDRVITAPGTAPVSFTAAVFESLGLDKDAVQQFRNMLAAEHA, encoded by the coding sequence ATGGCCAAGGTGGCTGTGATTCTCACGCAGGGATTCGCCGATTGGGAATATGCCCTGCTTGCCGGGACAGGCGGGCCGTTCTACGGTCTGGATGTCCAGTTCTTTGCCGCGGAAGCCGGGGATGTATGCTCCATGGGCGGCTTGGTGGCCGCTGTATCGCAGTCCGTGGACGCCATTGCCGACTGGTCGCCCGAGGCGCTGGTGGTGGTCGGCGGCATGCTCTGGGAGACGGAGGACGCCCCCGATGTGAGCGGGGTGCTCCGGGCCCATCATGCAAACGGCGGGGTTGTCGCGGGCATTTGCGGCGGCACCCTGGCCCTTGGCCGGGCCGGGCTGCTTGATAAGACGGACCATACTTCCAATGACGCCGATTACCTGCCCAGGAATGCCGATGGCTATTCCGGTTCGGAACATTACCGCCCGAGTGCCACGGCGGTCACCGGAGACAGGGTGATCACCGCGCCCGGGACAGCGCCGGTCAGCTTCACGGCGGCAGTGTTCGAAAGCCTGGGCCTGGACAAGGACGCCGTGCAGCAGTTTCGGAACATGCTGGCGGCGGAGCACGCCTAG
- a CDS encoding substrate-binding periplasmic protein, with the protein MRELFRACAPFLLLALLIVPQAAGAAELTIYFEKNQFPKNDAGNFTTIFPETVRELIKRTGTDAEIIEIPWQRGYDLGQTQANAAILPTTRTPKREKLFRWLGPVNRLQWIFYQKRGRGLTLHSLEDAKRVPAIGTYAKDAREQFLKDRGFRNLQSTNHQLLNVRKLMEGRIDLMVGGNLGIESIMNLAGYDMDRIEPVLTFKEVDLYIAFSPYTDNALFQRWQKAFESMKRDGTFQAMYRRDYPGLEPPLAPLPQDGPAN; encoded by the coding sequence ATGAGAGAACTCTTCCGAGCCTGCGCCCCGTTCCTGTTGCTCGCCCTGCTGATTGTTCCGCAGGCGGCCGGGGCTGCCGAATTGACCATCTATTTTGAAAAAAATCAGTTTCCCAAGAACGACGCGGGCAACTTCACCACCATTTTTCCGGAAACGGTCCGGGAACTGATCAAGCGGACAGGAACGGACGCCGAGATCATCGAAATCCCCTGGCAGCGGGGGTACGACCTGGGGCAGACCCAGGCCAACGCCGCCATTCTGCCCACCACCCGGACGCCCAAACGGGAAAAGCTCTTCCGCTGGCTGGGTCCGGTCAACCGCCTGCAATGGATCTTCTACCAGAAACGGGGCCGGGGCCTGACCCTGCATTCCCTGGAGGACGCCAAGCGGGTCCCCGCCATAGGGACCTACGCCAAGGACGCCCGCGAACAGTTCCTCAAGGACCGGGGATTCCGCAACCTGCAGTCCACCAATCACCAGTTGCTCAACGTCCGCAAGCTCATGGAAGGCCGCATCGACCTTATGGTGGGGGGCAACCTCGGCATCGAGTCGATCATGAACCTGGCCGGATACGACATGGACAGAATAGAACCGGTCCTGACCTTCAAGGAGGTGGACCTGTACATCGCCTTTTCCCCGTACACGGACAACGCCCTTTTCCAACGCTGGCAAAAGGCGTTCGAGAGTATGAAGCGGGACGGGACCTTCCAGGCGATGTACCGCCGCGACTACCCCGGCCTGGAGCCGCCGCTCGCCCCCCTGCCCCAGGACGGGCCCGCCAACTAG
- a CDS encoding substrate-binding periplasmic protein gives MATRFFLCLFLALLIAFPADARAQDQGGGRVVYMTTLEWPPYSGSDLPGQGACVMIARKAFEAVGYELRVVFLPWKRAVMTARTDPKFAGYFPEYFAERVETDFYFSERMGESPLGFIELKSDPIRWETLDDIRKYTVGVVSGYVNEKRFDDMVLRGQVRVDPVVDDKTNLKKLLGGRIDTAVMDPLVLRYLIKSERDLWGQGGLVQLNPRLLDTKGLYLCFRKTRYGKRIRDLFNKGLAKLDWQKEQERYMDWVFSSTAAP, from the coding sequence ATGGCGACACGTTTCTTCCTCTGTCTTTTCCTGGCGCTGCTGATTGCCTTCCCCGCCGATGCGCGGGCGCAGGATCAGGGCGGCGGGCGCGTGGTGTACATGACCACCCTGGAATGGCCGCCCTACTCGGGAAGCGACCTTCCCGGGCAGGGGGCCTGCGTCATGATCGCCCGCAAGGCGTTCGAGGCGGTGGGCTATGAGCTTCGTGTGGTGTTCCTGCCCTGGAAGCGGGCTGTCATGACCGCCCGCACCGATCCCAAGTTCGCCGGGTATTTCCCGGAGTATTTCGCGGAGCGGGTTGAAACGGATTTCTATTTTTCCGAACGCATGGGCGAGAGCCCGCTCGGGTTCATCGAACTGAAGAGCGACCCCATCCGCTGGGAGACCCTGGACGACATCAGGAAATACACGGTCGGCGTGGTCAGCGGCTATGTGAACGAAAAGCGGTTCGACGACATGGTGCTGCGGGGGCAGGTCCGGGTCGACCCGGTGGTGGACGACAAGACCAATCTCAAGAAGCTGCTGGGCGGCAGGATCGATACCGCGGTCATGGACCCGCTGGTGCTGCGGTATCTCATCAAGTCCGAGAGGGACCTCTGGGGCCAGGGCGGCTTGGTGCAGCTCAACCCCAGGCTGCTGGACACCAAGGGCCTGTATCTCTGCTTCCGCAAGACCCGGTACGGAAAGCGCATCCGCGACCTGTTCAACAAGGGGCTTGCCAAGCTCGACTGGCAGAAGGAGCAGGAGCGGTACATGGATTGGGTGTTTTCATCCACCGCCGCCCCATGA
- a CDS encoding HAD family hydrolase, whose protein sequence is MNSGRGSIQAVFWDMDGTLIDTEYLHYEVIRDWCARHGYVLTEAANEELLGKSMPEKWNLLRDRLAPTAGEQAFQRECGRDYIDRLRPEMMRPETVAVVRALAQKGVLQACVSNGDPEVIDANLRMIGIESLMAFTVSGRDVAYGKPAPDPYLEAALRAGLEPGQCLAVEDSPVGLSAALAAGCHTCAWPGESVEGLPEVHCFIREAGEFPWHLIAG, encoded by the coding sequence GTGAACAGCGGACGCGGAAGCATACAGGCCGTTTTCTGGGACATGGACGGCACGCTCATCGATACGGAATATCTTCATTACGAGGTCATTCGGGACTGGTGCGCCCGACACGGGTACGTTCTCACCGAAGCGGCCAATGAGGAGCTTCTGGGCAAATCCATGCCCGAGAAGTGGAACCTGCTGCGGGACCGCCTGGCCCCCACAGCCGGGGAACAGGCGTTTCAACGGGAATGCGGCAGGGATTACATCGACCGGCTCAGGCCGGAGATGATGCGTCCCGAGACCGTGGCCGTGGTCAGGGCTCTGGCCCAAAAGGGCGTGCTGCAGGCCTGTGTCTCCAACGGCGACCCCGAGGTCATCGACGCCAACCTGCGCATGATCGGCATTGAATCGCTCATGGCCTTCACGGTCTCCGGCCGCGACGTGGCGTACGGTAAGCCGGCTCCGGACCCGTACCTGGAGGCGGCGCTCCGCGCCGGGCTGGAGCCGGGCCAATGCCTGGCCGTGGAGGATTCCCCGGTGGGGCTGTCCGCTGCCCTGGCAGCAGGGTGCCATACCTGCGCCTGGCCAGGCGAAAGCGTAGAGGGCCTGCCCGAGGTCCATTGTTTTATCAGGGAAGCCGGGGAATTTCCCTGGCATCTGATTGCAGGGTAG
- a CDS encoding HD domain-containing protein, with protein MAIDERLQRMMEFSDTLDGLKRVSRRNLIMDGSREENSAEHSWHMAVLCMFMQEYAPRGIDQFRAMKMMLIHDVVEIDAGDTFCYDVKGYEDKAEREQAAADRIFGLLPEDAARELRALWDEFEACETPEAGFANALDRFQVLRQNLRTDGGTWPRYGIPKSRVLVRMGQVQTGAPKLWPVVLELLEGAVRDGILEDDS; from the coding sequence ATGGCCATTGATGAACGGCTGCAACGAATGATGGAATTTTCCGACACCCTGGACGGCCTCAAGCGCGTTTCCCGCAGGAACCTGATCATGGACGGCTCACGCGAGGAGAACAGCGCCGAGCATTCCTGGCACATGGCCGTGTTGTGCATGTTCATGCAGGAATATGCCCCCCGTGGAATCGACCAGTTCCGGGCCATGAAGATGATGCTCATCCATGACGTGGTGGAGATCGATGCCGGGGATACCTTCTGCTACGACGTGAAGGGCTACGAGGACAAGGCCGAGCGCGAACAGGCGGCCGCGGACCGCATTTTCGGTCTGCTGCCCGAGGACGCGGCTCGGGAACTGCGGGCCCTGTGGGACGAATTCGAGGCCTGCGAGACCCCGGAGGCCGGATTCGCCAATGCCTTGGATCGTTTCCAGGTCCTGCGCCAGAACCTCCGGACCGACGGCGGCACCTGGCCCCGCTACGGCATTCCCAAGAGTCGGGTGCTGGTGCGCATGGGCCAGGTTCAAACGGGTGCTCCCAAGCTCTGGCCCGTGGTGCTGGAACTGTTGGAAGGGGCCGTGCGGGACGGAATTCTCGAAGACGACAGCTAG
- the ilvB gene encoding acetolactate synthase large subunit has protein sequence MKKTGAQIIVELLERQGIRTVAGIPGGATLPLYDALAESNIRHVLTRHEQGAGFMAQGMARVTGKAAVCFGTSGPGATNLLTAIADARLDSIPMVAITGQVPSSMIGTDAFQEVDTYGLTLPITKHNFLVRSTEELLKVIPLAFEIAESGRPGPVVVDIPKDVQTREIEFEAWPEPGRPAAPIAPDAGTMARMAQMIREAKRPVLYIGGGITASGCCAELRELARKNAIPVACTLMGLGTMATDDPLNLGMLGMHGSRGTNYALEETDLLIAMGVRFDDRATGKLEEFCPQAAIIHVDIDKSEIDKLRPSNLAVAADAALVMRQLLALVEGNERTDWMKRIAHLRALHPEDGRTPEDIRHPLGLIRAVAETLDPDTVVATDVGQHQMWVAQSYPFRAPRTLLTSGGLGTMGFGMPAAIGAALAQPGKRVVCFSGDGSILMNIQELATLADLGLPVTVIILNNGHLGLVRQQQELFYGNRITASKFATTPDFAALARAFGLRGMNLAHADDPQTALADALTGEGPCIVDMPIDYAENVYPMVPPGAANRDMIGGEANA, from the coding sequence ATGAAAAAAACAGGAGCGCAGATCATCGTCGAACTGCTGGAGCGGCAGGGCATACGAACCGTTGCGGGTATTCCGGGAGGGGCCACCCTGCCCCTGTACGACGCCCTGGCCGAATCGAACATCCGCCACGTGCTCACCCGCCATGAGCAGGGGGCCGGATTCATGGCCCAGGGCATGGCCCGGGTCACGGGCAAGGCAGCGGTCTGTTTCGGGACCTCGGGTCCCGGGGCCACCAACCTGCTCACGGCCATTGCCGACGCGCGGCTGGACTCCATCCCCATGGTGGCCATCACCGGCCAGGTGCCCTCTTCCATGATCGGCACGGACGCCTTCCAGGAAGTGGACACCTACGGCCTGACCCTGCCCATCACCAAGCACAACTTCCTGGTGCGCAGTACCGAGGAACTCCTGAAGGTCATCCCCCTGGCCTTCGAGATTGCGGAATCCGGCAGGCCCGGGCCGGTGGTGGTGGATATCCCCAAGGACGTGCAGACGCGTGAGATCGAGTTCGAGGCCTGGCCCGAACCGGGACGCCCCGCAGCGCCCATCGCGCCCGACGCCGGGACAATGGCGCGCATGGCCCAGATGATCCGCGAGGCCAAACGGCCGGTCCTGTATATCGGCGGCGGCATCACGGCCTCGGGCTGCTGCGCGGAGCTGCGCGAACTGGCCCGCAAAAACGCCATCCCCGTGGCCTGCACGCTCATGGGCCTGGGCACCATGGCCACGGACGACCCGCTGAACCTGGGCATGCTGGGCATGCACGGATCGCGCGGCACCAACTACGCCCTGGAGGAAACCGACCTGCTCATCGCCATGGGCGTGCGTTTCGACGACAGGGCCACGGGCAAGCTGGAGGAATTCTGTCCCCAGGCCGCCATCATCCATGTGGACATCGACAAGTCCGAGATCGACAAGCTGCGGCCCTCCAACCTGGCCGTGGCCGCGGACGCGGCCCTGGTCATGCGACAGCTCCTGGCCCTGGTGGAGGGAAACGAGCGGACGGACTGGATGAAACGCATCGCCCACCTGCGCGCCCTGCACCCCGAAGACGGCAGGACGCCGGAAGACATCCGGCACCCGCTGGGCCTCATCCGGGCCGTGGCCGAAACCCTGGACCCGGACACGGTCGTCGCCACGGACGTGGGCCAGCACCAGATGTGGGTGGCCCAGTCCTATCCCTTCCGAGCCCCGCGCACCCTGCTCACCTCGGGCGGCCTGGGGACCATGGGCTTCGGCATGCCCGCGGCCATCGGCGCGGCCCTGGCCCAGCCCGGCAAGCGCGTGGTCTGCTTCAGCGGCGACGGCTCCATTCTCATGAACATCCAGGAGCTGGCCACCCTGGCCGACCTGGGGCTGCCCGTCACGGTCATCATCCTCAACAACGGCCATCTGGGTCTGGTGCGCCAGCAGCAGGAGCTCTTCTACGGCAACCGCATCACGGCCTCCAAATTCGCCACCACGCCGGATTTCGCGGCCCTGGCCCGGGCCTTTGGCCTGCGCGGCATGAACCTGGCCCATGCGGACGATCCGCAGACGGCCCTGGCCGACGCCCTGACCGGCGAAGGGCCCTGCATCGTGGACATGCCCATCGACTATGCGGAAAACGTCTACCCCATGGTTCCTCCGGGAGCCGCCAACCGCGACATGATCGGAGGTGAAGCCAATGCCTAA